The Candidatus Rokuibacteriota bacterium genome contains the following window.
GTACGTCTTCAGGCATGAAGTCGCCGAGATCGTCCTGTACCTGAAGGTCATTCTCCGCAGCGATTGCGTCGTCATCTCCTTCCATGAGCAAGAGGACCAAAGCGATGAAGACAATTAACCGGTCGGTTCAACGGACGAGACGCGGTGTGGTCCTTCCAGACGATGCTTGCCCTGAATGCGGCGCGGCGATGAACGAGAAAAGAGGCAGACTCAAACTTCCGGTGAACGGCGAGGAGATCACCGTTACAGAAGCCCCGCACCTGAGCTGTCCGAAATGCCACGAGGTGGTCTTGCGATTCCATGATGCGCGAAAACTCCGACAGCGAGCGCTCGAGATCTATCGCGCAAAGTACGGGCTTCTCTCGGCGGACGACATCCGCTCGATTCGAGAGCGCTTTGGTCTCACTCAGGCTGAACTCGCACGTCTGCTGCGTCTTGGCGGCAACACAATCTCGCGGTGGGAGGCAGGCCGAAACGTCCAGACGGCATCCATGGATATGCTCCTTCGAATGATTCGCGATTTGCCTGGAAGCCTCGACTATTTGCGGAAACACGCCGCATAGAAGCCAGCCCCGGTCATGGACACCGTAGTGGGGTAAGCGCTAGTCGCCGAGGAGGAGGGAGCGGATCTTCTCGGGCTCCGCGATCAAGCCCGCCAGCTTGGTCAGGGAGCCATCAACCGCCTTCGCGAGCGCATCGGCGCCGCCGAACCTCGCCAGCGTCTCCGGCGGGATGAACTTGAAGAGGAGGGTGGACGTCCCCGGCGGCAGACCGGCGAAGTGCACGGTGAGGACGGCGTGGTCCTCCAGGAGGAGCATGGCAAGCGCCGCTGTCGCCTCGTAGGGGACGACGGGCGGCTCGCTGACTCCCGCCCGCTCAAGGGCCAGCTCCAGGATGTCCTCCGCCCTGAGCTGCGCCGTCACCGGCGTCTCGTGGAGCCGGCTACCCAATACCGACCGAAGCGCCGCGGCGACCTGCCTGGTGGACTTCACCAGGGCCCGGACGCGCTCCGGGGTGTACTGCGCGAGCGATCGCACCGCTGCCGGGTATAGCATCGGCCGCGCCTCGAGCCCGAACTCGAAGGCGCGGGAGCGGATCCGGGCGACGAGGGCACGCTCGCCCGCCAGGAGCCCGAGGCGCGGCCCAATGGTCCCGTACTTGTCCAGGCCGGTGGCCCCCACGTCCACGCCGAGCTGGAGGAGCCGGGGCTGAGCGAAGATCGCCGGCCCCACTCGCCCGCCTCCGGCGTCGTCCACATAGACCGGGACCTTTCGCGCATGAGCGAGCCTGACCACCTCGCGGACTCCGTCCAAAGGCAGGAGATCGTAGGTCACAGCCAGCCGCGTCAGCACCACGAGCGCCACCTGCCCCTCGCGCTCTAAGGCCTCGGCGAAGGTCGGGAGATCCGGGGCGTCCACGAACTTGGCGCCCACGTGGGCTGCAGCTCGGACCACGGAGGGATGGCTATGGCTCGCTGACACGCCGAGCACAACGTCACCGGGCTTGACGAGGGCCAGGTGAGTGGCGAGCGTCGCGCCGGTCATCCGGTTCAGAAGCACGACGTCGTGGCGGTCGGCGGCGCCGCCCAGGTGGTCCAGCGCCAGCGCCGTGAGACGATCCAGGTAGAGCGCGGGGGCCAGCTCGTCGTCGGCGAAAGGAAGGTCCTCCGCAGCCAGCGGGAGCGAGCGCTCGAGCCCCGAGAAATTGAACACGGCGCCCGGGCCTCCCGCGCGCACGCGATCCGCGATGATCCGCCACGCGCGCCTGAGCTTGAGAAAGTCGTCCTCGGTGCTCGCGAGAATCTTCCCCCGGGCGTAGGGGAGCGGTGGGTCCACGCGGTTGCCGAACCGATCGGTGTCCATGCCTGCCTCCGTGCCCCGCAGTATACCGGGCAGGCGCCCCATTGTCATTGTCGCTTTCACGCCGTATAGTCCATCCATCTCGTCAATCCGAGAGGAGGATTCGTGATGGCCGAGCTGATCCACGTGTCCAGGGTGAAGATCGTGAAGGACAAGGGACCGGTGCGGAGGGCTTTCATCGAAGCGTTCCCGGAGCCCGTGAGGTACGGGGTCCACGGCGGGATCAAGAAGTTCTACGGCGTGGAGCCGGAGGAGGAGCTCCCGACCACCCTCGACCACGTCATCGCCGCGGTGGCCGGGTGAATGACCGGGACGCTAGCCGGGGCGCTAGCGGCGCGGAAGATCCCGACCCAGCCCGACAAGCTCGCCTCCGAGGTGGAGGGGTTCATCGAGAACGTGGAGGGCAAGCCCCTGATCACGAAGATCAAGGTGCACTACAAGGTGAAGGTGCCCAAGGGCAAGCGGGAGGACGCGCTCCGGGCCATCGAGGTCCACGAGAAGGGCTGCCCCGCCTCCCAGTCAGTCCAGCGGGGCATCGCCGTCGAGTGGGACGGAAGCGTGGACGAGGAGTAGGGGGCGCTGCGTTACCGGGTCTCATCGTCTTGCCGACAGGGATCCTCCTGCTGGCCGCGCTCGCCCTCCTGTGGGGCACCAACTGGCCAGCGATGAAGCTCGCGCTCAACGAGATCGGGCCCTGGACGTTCCGGAGCGTCTGCCTGGTGGGCGGAGGGATCGGGCTGCTGACCATCGCCAGGGCCGGCGGTCACCCGCTACGTGTCGCCCCGCAAGAGCGCGGGCCCCTCTTCGTCGCCGCGCTCTTCAACATCACCGGGTGGCACATCTTCTCCGCCTACGGGCTCAGCCTGATCCAGGCGGGGCGGGCGGTCATCATCGCCTACACGATGCCGCTCTGGGCCGTCATCCTCGGGCGCCTGCTCCTCCGCGAGCCGCTGACGCCGGGCCGCATCCTGGCGCTCCTCCTCGGTCTCGCCGGCCTCGCGGTGCTGATCGGGCCCGAGGTCGCGGCGCTGTGGAGAACTCCTGTGGGCGCGCTCCTCATGCTGGCCGCCGCGCTCTCCTGGGGCGCGGGCACCGTGCTCGTGAAGAAGGGGCGCTGGACGATGCCGACCGTCGCGCTCACGGCCTGGCAGGTCAGCCTGGGGGCGGTGCCGGTGGTGCTGGGCCAGCTCCTGCTGGAGCCGCTCCCCTCACTCTCCCAGCTCAGCCTCATCGCCGTGGCGGGAACCGCCTACGCCACGCTCATCGGCATCATCCTCTGCCACTGGGCGTGGTTCAAGGCGGTTCGGCTCCTCCCGTCAGGAGTCGCGGCGATCGGGACGTTGGGGATCCCCGTGGTGGGAGTGCTGAGTAGCGGGCTGGTGCTCGGGGAGCCGATGGGAGCGGCGGAGTTCGCGGCGCTCGGGCTCGTCTTGCCGGCGCTGGCGATCGTGCTGGCCAGTCCGGGACGCGCGCGGCGGGAATGAGGGCCCGCGCCGATCGCGCGGACCTGGTCACTCTCCGACCTGAGGGCTCACCATCCGCGCCGGCCGCACGCAGGAGTCGAACTCCTCTGGTGCTGTCGGGCCGGTACGCGCCTGGAATCTGGCCTGCCGTTGCCCGGGCACACGGCCGAAGATCAGTCCGGCTATCGGGACCGGAATCAAGGGGGCAGCCGACTCACCGGATCGGTTAACGTGGCTCCAGGTGCCGTGTATCCGATGGCGAAGGCACCGGCGGTGGAGCCAGATGAACCGATACCTGTACATCGTGGGTCGAGACCGGGTTGAGCTCTACGACGTTCTGAGGCAAGAGTTCTCCGCGAATCAGGGAGTCCGGATCCTCCTGGACCGGCGCAACGGAGACCGACGGAAGCGCACCGGTTCACGTGACCCGG
Protein-coding sequences here:
- a CDS encoding type II toxin-antitoxin system MqsA family antitoxin, which encodes MVLPDDACPECGAAMNEKRGRLKLPVNGEEITVTEAPHLSCPKCHEVVLRFHDARKLRQRALEIYRAKYGLLSADDIRSIRERFGLTQAELARLLRLGGNTISRWEAGRNVQTASMDMLLRMIRDLPGSLDYLRKHAA
- a CDS encoding OsmC family protein; amino-acid sequence: MTGTLAGALAARKIPTQPDKLASEVEGFIENVEGKPLITKIKVHYKVKVPKGKREDALRAIEVHEKGCPASQSVQRGIAVEWDGSVDEE
- a CDS encoding DMT family transporter, which translates into the protein MPTGILLLAALALLWGTNWPAMKLALNEIGPWTFRSVCLVGGGIGLLTIARAGGHPLRVAPQERGPLFVAALFNITGWHIFSAYGLSLIQAGRAVIIAYTMPLWAVILGRLLLREPLTPGRILALLLGLAGLAVLIGPEVAALWRTPVGALLMLAAALSWGAGTVLVKKGRWTMPTVALTAWQVSLGAVPVVLGQLLLEPLPSLSQLSLIAVAGTAYATLIGIILCHWAWFKAVRLLPSGVAAIGTLGIPVVGVLSSGLVLGEPMGAAEFAALGLVLPALAIVLASPGRARRE